One genomic region from Quercus robur chromosome 4, dhQueRobu3.1, whole genome shotgun sequence encodes:
- the LOC126720244 gene encoding organic cation/carnitine transporter 2-like, with translation MEISTTTHNLTGTSSADQETPGLSQVLPPLSLDETIEQILGGFGRSQFIQAILVSVPALFDAQQSFISIFTDAEPNWRCNFNTTCNSNSNICQLPKSAWSWDEPSHKTIISEWGLECASSFITGLPASAFFIGSIVGGLSLATLGDIRLGRKNLLYLSCLIMCFTSLFTAFSINIWMYSTLRLLSGFGRGSITTCTLILLTERVGKQWRGQIGTMTFVMYSFGILSLPAAAYLIRGSSWRILYLCTSIPAISYCIITYFFVYESPRWLFMEGRDIEAKAVLRKLASIEGNSLDLELSSIHLGQEISTSNPHKLMDLFKRRWALRRILATMVLGFGIGLAYFGMLFGVRNLGFNLYLGVMFNALLLIPTNLVTLFFISRWKRKGSLFAFCIISGICSIMCVVVGSSREGIQIGLELASFFCTSLALNVLMIFTIELFPTTVRNSASTLVRQAIVLGSVFVPILTSGGKRNGFLSFGTFGLTILLCSFIVIILPETKGKSLFNTMDEQESMNNIIV, from the coding sequence ATGGAAATATCAACTACAACCCATAATCTCACGGGGACTAGCTCTGCTGACCAAGAGACTCCAGGACTCAGCCAAGTCCTTCCTCCCTTGTCTCTAGATGAGACAATTGAACAAATTTTAGGAGGTTTTGGGCGGTCTCAATTCATTCAAGCCATCCTTGTATCAGTCCCAGCTTTATTTGATGCACAACAATCATTTATAAGCATCTTTACTGATGCAGAGCCAAATTGGCGTTGCAACTTCAACACAACATGCAACTCAAACTCCAATATCTGCCAACTCCCAAAAAGTGCTTGGTCTTGGGATGAACCTTCTCATAAGACAATCATATCGGAATGGGGTCTCGAATGTGCTAGTTCATTCATCACAGGACTTCCTGCTTCAGCTTTCTTCATAGGCAGCATAGTTGGTGGATTAAGTCTTGCTACACTTGGCGACATCCGTCTTGGTAGGAAGAACTTGCTTTACCTCTCATGCCTAATAATGTGCTTTACCTCGCTTTTCACAGCATTCTCGATTAACATTTGGATGTACTCGACCTTGAGACTTCTAAGCGGGTTTGGCCGTGGATCAATTACAACATGCACTTTGATTTTGTTAACCGAGAGAGTGGGAAAACAGTGGCGTGGACAAATAGGGACAATGACATTTGTCATGTATTCATTCGGGATATTATCTTTACCAGCTGCGGCCTATTTGATCAGAGGTTCATCATGGAGAATTCTTTATCTCTGTACTTCTATTCCAGCAATCTCATACTGTATCATTACTTATTTCTTTGTGTATGAGTCTCCTAGATGGCTTTTCATGGAAGGACGTGACATAGAAGCCAAAGCAGTATTGAGAAAACTTGCATCTATAGAAGGCAATAGTTTAGACTTGGAACTATCTAGCATTCATCTTGGGCAAGAAATATCAACAAGTAATCCTCACAAATTGATGGACTTATTTAAGAGAAGATGGGCATTACGACGGATATTAGCAACTATGGTACTTGGTTTTGGCATTGGATTAGCATACTTTGGCATGTTATTTGGTGTAAGAAATTTAGGTTTCAACCTCTATTTGGGTGTCATGTTTAATGCCTTATTGTTAATACCTACAAATTTAGTAACCTTGTTCTTTATATCAAGATGGAAAAGGAAAGGTTCATTGTTTGCCTTCTGTATAATAAGTGGCATATGCAGCATAATGTGTGTTGTAGTAGGCAGTAGTAGAGAAGGCATACAGATCGGGCTAGAACTAGCATCTTTCTTCTGCACCTCTTTGGCATTAAATGTGTTGATGATATTCACAATTGAATTGTTTCCAACTACTGTGAGGAACTCGGCCTCAACTTTGGTCAGGCAAGCAATTGTCCTTGGTTCAGTGTTTGTTCCGATATTGACTTCAGGAGGGAAGAGAAATGGATTTTTATCATTTGGAACTTTTGGATTGACAATATTATTGTGTAGTTTCATTGTGATCATTTTGCCAGAGACAAAGGGTAAAAGTCTTTTTAACACCATGGATGAACAAGAAAGTATGAATAATATAATTGTGTAA
- the LOC126720245 gene encoding organic cation/carnitine transporter 2-like has protein sequence MEISTAAHNLTGTNSADQESPGLDQDLPSLSLEETIEKILGGFGWSQFIQAILVAILGFFDAQQTFINIFADADPKWHCNFNTTCNPSSNICQLPKGAWSWDESSHKTIISEWGLECASSFITGLPASSFFVGNLIGGFSLATLGDFYFGRKILLFLSCLIMCFASLITAFSMNIWMYSSLRLLSGFGRASITTCTLILLSERVGKKWRGQIGTMTFIMFSLGLLCLPAVAYLNKGSSWKFLYLWTSIPAILYCIIAYFFVYESPRWLFTEGRDIEAKAILRKLASIEGNSLDSYLSSIHHGQEISKLNPYKLMKDLFKRRWALQRIIATMVFGFGIGLVYFGLLFGVRNLGFNIYLGVILNASMLIPTNLVTLFFIARWKRKGSLFALCIISGICSIICGVVGSRTEGILIGFELASFFCAALAYNVMMIFVVELFPTSVRNSATTLVRQAVVFGSVFDPILTSAGTRNKFLSFGTFGLTIFLCSFIVIILPETRGKNLCNTMDEQERMDHKIV, from the coding sequence ATGGAAATATCAACTGCAGCCCATAATCTCACGGGGACTAACTCTGCTGACCAAGAGAGTCCAGGACTCGACCAAGACCTTCCTTCCTTGTCTCTAGAAGAgacaattgaaaaaattttaggaGGTTTTGGGTGGTCTCAATTCATTCAAGCCATCCTTGTAGCAATCCTAGGGTTTTTTGATGCACAACAAACATTTATCAATATCTTTGCTGATGCTGACCCAAAATGGCATTGCAACTTCAACACAACATGCAACCCAAGCTCCAATATTTGCCAACTCCCAAAAGGTGCTTGGTCTTGGGATGAATCTTCTCACAAGACAATCATATCGGAATGGGGTCTTGAATGTGCTAGTTCATTCATCACAGGCCTTCCTGCTTCATCCTTCTTTGTAGGCAACTTAATTGGGGGATTCAGTCTTGCTACACTTGGTGATTTCTATTTTGGTAGGAAGATCTTGCTTTTCCTCTCATGCCTAATAATGTGTTTTGCCTCGCTTATCACAGCATTCTCGATGAACATTTGGATGTACTCGAGCTTGAGACTTTTAAGCGGGTTTGGTCGTGCATCAATTACTACATGCACTTTGATTTTGTTAAGTGAGAGGGTTGGAAAAAAATGGCGTGGCCAAATAGGGACAATGACATTTATCATGTTTTCGCTCGGGTTACTATGCTTACCAGCTGTGGCCTATTTGAACAAAGGTTCATCATGGAAATTTCTCTATCTCTGGACTTCCATTCCAGCAATCTTATATTGCATCATTGcttatttttttgtgtatgaGTCTCCTAGATGGCTTTTCACGGAAGGGCGTGACATAGAAGCCAAAGCAATATTGAGAAAACTTGCATCTATAGAAGGCAATAGTTTAGACTCATACCTATCTAGCATTCATCATGGGCAAGAAATATCAAAACTTAATCCTTACAAATTGATGAAGGACTTATTTAAGAGAAGATGGGCTTTGCAACGGATAATAGCAACTATGGTATTTGGTTTTGGCATTGGATTGGTATACTTTGGCTTGTTATTCGGTGTAAGAAATTTGGGTTTCAACATTTATTTGGGTGTCATATTAAATGCCTCAATGTTAATACCTACAAATTTAGTAACCCTTTTCTTTATAGCAAGATGGAAAAGGAAAGGTTCATTGTTTGCCTTATGTATAATAAGTGGCATATGCAGCATAATTTGTGGTGTAGTAGGCAGTCGTACAGAAGGCATACTGATTGGGTTTGAACTAGCATCTTTCTTCTGCGCTGCCTTGGCATATAATGTGATGATGATATTCGTAGTTGAGTTATTTCCAACAAGTGTGAGGAACTCGGCCACAACATTAGTTAGGCAAGCAGTTGTGTTTGGTTCTGTGTTTGATCCGATATTGACTTCAGCAGGGACGAGAAATAAATTCCTATCTTTCGGAACTTTTGGACTGACAATATTTTTGTGTAGTTTCATTGTGATCATTTTGCCAGAGACAAGGGGTAAAAATCTTTGTAACACCATGGATGAACAAGAGCGCATGGATCATAAAATTGTGTGA
- the LOC126720241 gene encoding organic cation/carnitine transporter 2-like has protein sequence MALPNISENLKETHSAEQKTPETQQVLPSLSLDETIEQIIGGFGWSQFLQALLVSVPTLIDAQQTIISIFADAHPKWHCNLNTTCSPKSNICQLPKSAWSWVDSSHKTIISEWGLECASSFIIGLPASSFFFGCLIGGFTLAIFGDFWLGRKKLLYLSCLIMCLASLLTAFSVNIWMYSALRLISGFGRAPIISCSLILLTERVGKRWRGQIGSIGFFSYTVGLMSLSAIAYLNRGSSWRKLYLYTSIPSISFCIMTYFFVYESPRWLFMQGRDKEAVDVLRGIASIPVKSLDLYTSNIPLRKEISKVNNPYKVMKNLCKRGWALKRILASMALGLGIGVAFFGMLFGVGNLGFNIYLSVVFNASMLMPANLLSLVFMERWNRRGSLFVFCIVSGIFSILCVVLGRGREGIQIGLVLASLFCSCFAYNVWLIYTTELFPTSVRSSATSLARQAVVLGTVFDPLLTSAGRRNEFLSFGIFGLAIFLCGFFLIFLPETKGKSLCNTMDEQEQKDSVIV, from the coding sequence ATGGCCTTACCAAATATAAGCGAAAACCTCAAAGAGACTCACTCAGCCGAGCAAAAGACTCCGGAAACCCAACAAGTCCTTCCTTCATTGTCTCTAGATGAAACCATTGAACAAATTATAGGAGGTTTTGGGTGGTCTCAGTTCTTGCAAGCCCTTCTTGTATCAGTCCCAACGCTCATTGATGCACAACAAACAATTATCAGCATCTTTGCTGATGCTCATCCAAAATGGCACTGCAACTTGAACACAACATGCAGCCCAAAGTCCAATATTTGCCAACTCCCAAAAAGTGCTTGGTCTTGGGTTGATTCTTCTCACAAGACAATCATATCAGAGTGGGGTCTCGAATGTGCAAGTTCATTCATCATAGGCCTTCCTGCTTCATCCTTCTTCTTTGGATGCCTAATTGGTGGATTCACTCTTGCTATATTTGGTGACTTCTGGCTTGGTAGGAAGAAATTGCTTTACCTCTCATGTCTAATAATGTGCTTAGCCTCGCTTCTCACAGCCTTCTCGGTGAACATAtggatgtactcagccttgaGACTTATAAGCGGCTTTGGTCGCGCACCAATTATATCATGCTCTCTTATTTTGTTAACAGAGAGAGTGGGAAAAAGGTGGCGTGGCCAAATAGGTTCGATCGGATTTTTCTCTTATACAGTTGGGTTAATGTCCTTATCAGCTATAGCATATCTGAATAGAGGTTCATCATGGAGAAAACTCTATCTCTACACTTCTATTCCGTCAATATCTTTCTGTATCATGACTTACTTCTTTGTCTATGAGTCTCCTAGGTGGCTTTTCATGCAAGGGCGTGACAAAGAAGCTGTTGATGTATTGAGAGGAATTGCATCTATACCAGTCAAGAGTTTAGACTTATACACATCCAACATTCCCCTCAGGAAGGAAATATCAAAGGTTAATAATCCTTACAAAGTGATGAAAAACTTATGCAAGAGGGGATGGGCTTTAAAACGGATATTGGCAAGTATGGCACTTGGGTTAGGCATTGGAGTGGCATTCTTTGGCATGTTATTCGGGGTAGGAAATTTGGGTTTCAACATCTATTTGAGCGTCGTATTTAATGCCTCAATGTTGATGCCTGCAAATTTACTATCCTTGGTCTTTATGGAAAGATGGAATAGGAGAGGTTCATTGTTTGTCTTTTGTATAGTAAGTGGCATATTCAGCATACTCTGTGTTGTTCTAGGCCGTGGTAGAGAAGGCATACAGATTGGGCTAGTACTAGCATCTTTATTTTGCTCATGTTTTGCGTATAATGTGTGGCTGATATACACAACCGAGTTGTTTCCAACAAGTGTAAGGAGCTCGGCCACATCGCTGGCTAGGCAAGCAGTTGTGCTTGGCACAGTGTTTGATCCATTATTGACTTCAGCAGGGAGAAGAAATGAGTTCCtatcttttgggatttttggaTTGGCAATATTTTTGTGTGGGTTCTTTCTAATCTTTTTACCAGAGACAAAAGGTAAATCTCTTTGTAACACCATGGATGAACAAGAGCAAAAAGATAGCGTAATCGTTTGA
- the LOC126720242 gene encoding organic cation/carnitine transporter 2-like — translation MEISTTTHNLVGTNSADQETTGLNQVLLPLSIDETIEQILGDFGWSQFIQAILVSVPSLFDAQQTFISIFTDAEPNWHCNFNTTCNSNSNICQLPKSAWSWDEPSHKTIISEWGLECASSFITGLPASSFFVGSIVGGLSLATLGDIRLGRKNLLYLSCLIMCFTSLFTAFSINIWMYSTLRLLSGFGRGSITTCTFILLTERVGKQWRGQIGTMTFVLSSFGILSLPAAAYLNRGSSWRILYLCTSIPAISYCIITYYFVYESPRWLFMVGRDIEAKAVLRKLASIEGNSLDLELSSIHLGQEISTSYPYKLMKDLFKRRWALRRILATMVLGFGIGLVYFGMLFGVRNLGFNLYLGVMFNALLLIPTNLVTLFFLARWKRKGSLFALCIISGICSIMCAVVGRSREGIQIGLELASLFCTSLALNVVMIFTIELFPTTVRNSASTLIRQAIVLGSAFVPILTSGGKRNGFLSFGTFGLTILLCSFIVIILPETKGKNLCNTMDEQERMNNIIV, via the coding sequence ATGGAAATATCAACTACAACCCATAATCTCGTGGGGACTAACTCTGCTGACCAAGAGACTACAGGACTCAACCAAGTCCTTCTTCCCTTGTCTATAGATGAGACAATTGAACAAATTTTAGGAGATTTTGGGTGGTCTCAATTCATTCAAGCCATCCTTGTATCAGTCCCATCTTTATTTGATGCACAACAAACATTTATAAGCATCTTTACTGATGCAGAGCCAAATTGGCATTGCAACTTCAACACAACATGCAACTCAAACTCCAATATCTGCCAACTCCCAAAAAGTGCTTGGTCTTGGGATGAACCTTCTCACAAGACAATCATATCGGAATGGGGTCTGGAATGTGCTAGTTCATTCATCACAGGACTTCCTGCTTCATCTTTCTTCGTAGGCAGCATAGTTGGTGGATTAAGTCTTGCTACACTTGGCGACATCCGTCTTGGTAGGAAGAACTTGCTTTACCTCTCATGCCTAATAATGTGCTTTACCTCGCTTTTCACGGCATTCTCGATTAACATTTGGATGTACTCGACCTTGAGACTTCTAAGCGGGTTTGGCCGTGGATCAATTACAACATgcacttttattttgttaaccGAGAGAGTGGGAAAACAGTGGCGTGGACAAATAGGGACAATGACATTTGTCTTGTCTTCATTCGGGATATTATCTTTACCAGCTGCGGCCTATTTGAACAGAGGTTCATCATGGAGAATTCTTTATCTCTGTACTTCTATTCCAGCAATCTCATACTGTATCATTACTTACTACTTTGTGTATGAGTCTCCTAGATGGCTTTTCATGGTAGGACGTGACATAGAAGCCAAAGCAGTATTGAGAAAACTTGCATCTATAGAAGGCAATAGTTTAGACTTGGAACTATCTAGCATTCATCTTGGGCAAGAAATATCAACAAGTTATCCTTACAAATTGATGAAGGACTTATTTAAGAGAAGATGGGCATTACGACGGATATTAGCAACTATGGTACTTGGTTTTGGCATTGGATTAGTATACTTTGGCATGTTATTCGGTGTAAGAAATTTAGGTTTCAACCTCTATTTGGGTGTCATGTTTAATGCCTTATTGTTAATACCTACAAATTTAGTAACCTTGTTCTTTTTAGCAAGATGGAAAAGGAAAGGTTCATTGTTTGCCTTATGTATAATAAGTGGCATAtgtagcataatgtgtgctgtAGTAGGCAGAAGTAGAGAAGGTATACAGATCGGGCTAGAACTAGCATCTTTGTTTTGCACCTCTTTGGCATTAAATGTGGTGATGATATTCACAATTGAATTGTTTCCAACTACTGTGAGGAACTCGGCCTCAACGTTGATCAGGCAAGCAATTGTCCTTGGTTCAGCGTTTGTTCCGATATTGACTTCAGGAGGGAAGAGAAATGGATTTTTATCGTTTGGAACTTTTGGATTGACAATATTGTTGTGTAGTTTCATTGTGATCATTTTGCCAGAGACAAAGGGTAAAAATCTTTGTAACACCATGGATGAACAAGAGCGTATGAATAATATAATTGTGTAA